The nucleotide window tgacgtcaacacaccaaggATGTCAGCCACCACGCATTTTGCTTCGCTTCATATGGGTCACATGAACCATCAACCACTCTATTAAGGACCATATCTagtcattggttttttttttttttttttgcctcttCTTATTATCTCTTTCACATTCTTTTGAGCCTTTTCTTACTCTTTTATGGCCCTAAATTTACATCAACCCACTCTTGTTCACGAAAGTTCTTATCATCCATTGCACATGGCTAaatcatctaagtctactttccctcaccATATTGTATTTAAAAAAACTAGGCTAATGTGGTCAATAAAGCAATCATAACTTTTTAAATAGTGTCCCACGACACACCatcaagaaaataaataaaaaaagtggTCCACATTTAAGTGAAAAAGTCCCAACACAAGTTCCCCACGTCTATACCAATCTAAAAGATTTCTAGCGCATGGTCCATCCACGCTGAGACAGAATAATACATTTCCAAAGCATCACCCACTTATGATAATTGAAAATCCACATGctattgaatgcctaatgtagAATTTTCTCCCATTATAGCCTAGGGTGCCAACTTTCTGCCAACATGCCACATGGATAGGACCTAAGTAATGATGAAATGCATCAATagcattattattttttatatatagaaagttaagtatcattttctttatttgggTGCAAGCTTACTCCAAAGATCAATAAGCACAAAAATTAAGATGGTCTGGTTTTCAATTAGGTGGGTTAATTTCATTGTTGGAATTAATCAATGGACAACTAACTGTCTGACACAACATtaatcaggtgtggcccacttagtgggcATATATCCTAatatttgagaattaggtcaatctTGATGGTGGTGTCCTATAAAAATGATACACTATTAAAGATGGTACAGTACCATAAGATGTGTTGTTGCACCTTTTCTTGTTGGTGACCATTTCTCAGTTTGGAATATGGTTGCAAGGTTTTTTCTCATTTGGCTTGAGTCAGGTCACAACTCATGCTAATGTAGGTAATTCGGCCCTTCTTGTTTGAATCTAAGGGACTTGTGGTTAGaggggcatcgagtcaagtcggactaAGTTAAGGATGATCAGACTCGATCTAGTTTTGAAATACGCTTGACCTGAACTCAacccgagtctagcatgccttaCCCGATCCAAGTCCAAGTTTGGACTAGACTAATCTAGACCGAGTCCAACCTAGTCACAAGCACCGAGTCAAGTCAGGTGTAGCAGGTACCTAcaagctgaaatcacaactcaaaacctacattcacttgctagaattgcaATCTCTCCGTCAGCTACACGGCATCTCAGATCTCAAATGTCAAATCtgagtttttatatatatatatatatatatatatatatagtcgagtttcggattgagttgagtcagttggatttcgggtcgagttaAGTTGAGTTACTGAGTGACTCGTATTGGATTTGGTTTGAATTTGGATTGGACAAAGTCAACTCAATTCAAATTGAGTCAAATCTAAACGAGTTGGATGAATCGAGTTTGCCGTCCCCCGCCTAGCTATACTTGTGGTATTGACTTGACTGGTTCACAACTAGAACCAAGTTGTCTTAGACAAGTCAAACCATGTTATCAGgttattcaaaactcaagtggcacAATCAGCTAAGAACATGAGTTGGTAGCGTACCACTCACCTGTTGCAGTGTGGTAGAGGAATACAGAAGCTCTATCAAATAGACTGCATTTAAGGCTCGTGGATATTTCAATccatcaatctaaaccatccatttagtCCAACCTCTTCTTCATCTAGTTTGGATATTTGGGTTTGAGACAAGTCTAGAAGAGTTTGAGAGCTTGGGTATTAGTGTAGTGGTTACTTAGCATACAAACACTTATGTATGGAGACATTGATTTCCTAACTAGTCTTACTTTCTTGATTCTTATTGCTTATATGCGGTCGATCAATCTTGTCAGAGTGGGCTCGTTCTATAATTATATGTATCTAACTAAGGGATTAAATAAGAGATGTTGGACTTGTGTATGTTAAACACGCGCACTAACACGGGTTAGGAGAGGAGGTTGGGATGTACATGTTAGACACATGCGCATAGGAGAGaactgaaaaagaaataaaatgaagAGAGAGCGGATAGAGAGAAGGCAAAGTGCTCAATagtgaaaagaataaaaaagaacccACTTTTGTGGTCACTTGTATAGGCACATACCATTGTCGCCATCAAACCAGTAAGTAAATTGGCTCATCTCATCCCAAAATCACCATGATATTTTTCCAATTTTATAGTgaattttggaagaaaaaaaaaaaaacaagcaagGTAACAAAATCATTATTACAGTCAAATATAAGTTatgtcaccacacaattacaaaataaataatcattatccATTTACGGTCATTTAACATTTTAATCgaaaattcaaacaagcccttaatgtGGCTGATTTGATCAGACATTGATTTCTGTGTTTTGGCTCTCCGATCATATAACGTCCCTTGACATGTATAGTAGTGTAACCTATACATACTAAACATTAACaccatacaaacatcaaggtgggcctgctttTTGCAAAGAGAAATCGGCACCTAAGCAAAAATCAAAAGGTAACATAAACATTATATCACATTAAGCAATCGACATAAACATTAAATATATCACATTAAGCAATAGTCACCATTcataaaattaacaaaaaaaaatgcaagaaaaATTCCACAGCAAACCTAGTGAAGAAGTGACCATTCATAGTAACTTGATGCTCTGGCAAAGGCTGGTTGATAGACGTGTAGTTCTGTTAGTTATGACAAGTCAAGTAAATAAGTAACGATGGTTTACTTTTATATTTACTGTTGTTGGTAGGAAGAAAGAATTGATTGTGTCGTTAACTCGTGGGCCGATTGTGTCCttaacttgtggggcccacattgtatatatatgtttcatcaatgctgtccattcattttgtcaaatcatttttgAGCATGAGTCAAAAAGTAAGGCAAATCTAACACTTTTGTAGCtcttatgaagttttcaatgataggagtTCAATACTCACatgtttttgtggtgtggcccacttgagcttcggatttaCCTCTTCCTTGAGGTATTGTTGTAAATTGATttgaaaaaattgaatggacaacatgtgtgtatgaaacacataccatGGTAGGGCTTATAGAAGCTACTGGCACAATCAACCGTCTTTTCAAAAATCATACGCGCATTTGTCATTGCtttacacacaccacatgggcactcagaGCCGTGACCTTATAATAGCACTGTCTGCCActtacacacaccacatgggcactggCAGCCTAATAATAGCtatgtctaccactgagccatggattGGGACCCGAGAACATAAAAGCACTAGCTGAGGCCCCCGTTGGAACTAAGTACGGAAATAATATATACTTGGCATGAACTTCAACCAAACTAAACCCAAATAGTGTTGACCCACAGCTAGAGTTGGGCACGGGAAGACTTGACTTGTCCAACTCATTCATACACGAATCAACCCGAaccaagtaggcttcgcccaatttgAACTCAAACTAAGTCAAgtccgagttacccagtaactcaaccCGGAACTAGATCCTTTCAGACTCGACTTAATCTGAAACCCAACTCAACTCGggttcgagtatatatatatatatacccaaacCCAAGTTGAATTGGGTTACTTGATATCTAATTTTTATTATCTCTAATCTTACCCGCCGCACTGCACCTGACCTAATCCcaccctccctcatcctcctcttccaagtccGGCAGCCACCCAACACGACCACCCCCACCCCCCTATCATCTCTCGATCTGActcagtgccaactcgacccaacttggTATGTCTAATCGGGTCTGACTCGGTCTGAATCAGTCCAGGCTAGACTCGGATCGGGTGAGacatgttggactcggtaccgagccGGATCTAGTtagggtcaggcctatttcaaaaccgaattgagTTGGGTCAGCCCTGACTCGGTtggactcgatgcccagctctgcTTCTACCCACAGCACCGCTCTATGGATATTTGTTTTAATGAGTTACATCTGTtggaatttggaccgtccatcatatgtgCACCAGCAGTTTTTGGCTCAACGCATTTTAATGGGAAACTCGCTGTTTTAGATTAGATCATTTAAGTTtacacggtttggctagtgatgatGGCTAATGGTTGATGCCATGAGGgtctattatgatgtatgtgttttgtccacatcctttatctatttttcaaatcattttaagacttCATCtgaaaaaagaggtagatctacatctcaagtagaccacaacgtAAGAAAACAAATAGTGCTTGAATGTCCCCATTAAAAACCTATTAGGCcaactttaatgtttatttgacatccactacgatgattaggtcatacatacgtagatgaagggaaaaaaaacaaatatcagcttaattcaaaacttctgtaccctatggaagttttaatggtgtgcgttGAAACGTTGTTTCCTGTGACGAGACCCAtaaccacttgagatttggatctacctcattgtcatgcccatgtcataaaataatctcaaaaaaaatggatgaaacaagtATATATATCATGGTTAAGTCCAAAGAGCAACCACCACTTGGCATTGGCTAATGGCAGGATTACTGGCCAATCAGCGgacattttaatttttaaggaCACATGCATCGTGGAGTGCTGTCGTTTGTGGGTCTGCAGCACCCATGAAAATGGATGcacgaacaaaaaaaaaaaaggatggcatTTAAGGGAAGGAAATCTCAACAGACGATCATACTAGAAACAAGCAATTTCTTTCATAGAAAGTCCTTCAAACATAACGTAGCTCCATCATTTCATACCATGGGAGATTTTGTACACTAGAAAACATCCAAACTAACATCAAAGGCTGCTTAAGAGATTCAGGACCATGATCACATCATAGAAACACATGGCCCACTTATTCTAAGATCCAGATTCAAGCCTACAAACACTCCCACAAACATAAGATTATTTATAGGAATTTAGGTCCATCTCATTTGCAGTTGCATGGATCACAGGTGCAGTTTGATCCACATTTGCAGCCATTCTCGGATCCAGCGTTCATCTCACCACCTTCGAAGTATCtgcatccaactcaaaatcaacaaattaataataataataattagtaattaatatcttttaattttttcaaataataaagaaatcctttatttaataaataatattttCTCTCAAAGTCAAAATTCTTTATTTGGCCAATTTGTAtcttttcaaaagaaaagaaggaaatttatttatattatttggaTGATGGAATAGTAATATATGGAAAGACATATATACCCCTTCTGAGGAGCAACTCCTATCACCAGTGTTTCAGTGGTGGTGATCTCTCCGGAGAAAGAAAGATTAGGATACATGCCGCATCTGCAATCAAGACGTGCAAAAAGGTCACTAAAAAATTACATATTGCAATAccacaaggaaagaaaaaataaaataaaaaataaaaaatccatgaaggaattgcctgaaatatatatatattaaaataaaagagATAACCTGGTTGCCTCACATTTTTAATATATTCGGCAAGAAAATTGAAGGaacaaaaacagagagagagagagagacccagtTGTTAAAATCTCAAGAAGATGTAATTAAAACAGGAGATGATATGAAAGCtaacgggaaaaaaaaaaaaaaaaaagaacaaaagaacaaAAACCCAAGTCATACAAACAAACATAAAAaccaataataaaaaatcaagcaaggtacaacaaataaaataaaaataaaaataaaaagacccATCAGGCAAAATATCATCACAAGCTAACATGCCAACTAGATATCGAAATCATAAACAAATCAATATCAAACCCAAAATCCTCAATCACCATCTTAAAAAGAAAAGACCCCATCAggaaacaccaaaaaaaaaaaaaaatcaaaacccatAAATATTCTGTCAATATCATCTTAAGATGCAACAAaaccaacaaataaaataaaaagaaaaaaatacccaTTTCTTAAAATCTCATACAAACCTAATCACAACTAAGAAAATATCAAAATCATAACAAGGCCAAATCAGTAtcttaaaaaaccaaaaaacgcCTTGTTAAAATATCATGAAaagctaatccaaaaaaaaaaaaaaatcaaaacccatATTCTTAAATCAATATAATTCAAAAACCAATAAAATGCATAAGGACTAATAATGATTTAGATtcctaacaaaaaaagaaaagaaaaaaaaatccaagaaaataTATTGAGAGAGTAGTCAGTCCAGTTCATGTACCCTCCACATCCACTGCCGCACTTGCAACCAGATCCACACCCACAGTTTCCACCACAGCAAGACATCTTTTCACTCTCTTCTCACAAAAACAGAAACAATAAAGTTTTATGAGGCCGAAATCACACACAAACAAACTCTCTTGAATGAATTTCAAGACATCCTCCCTGGCTCTCATTTATAAGGGTGAGGAGGGGAGAGCGGGGTGGCCATCCACCATACACGTGTCACCAACCTAGGCCATTCAGTGTCACTGTACGCCAGTCCAATTCTACAGCTCGCACGCGA belongs to Magnolia sinica isolate HGM2019 chromosome 8, MsV1, whole genome shotgun sequence and includes:
- the LOC131252916 gene encoding metallothionein-like protein type 2; translation: MSCCGGNCGCGSGCKCGSGCGGCGMYPNLSFSGEITTTETLVIGVAPQKGYFEGGEMNAGSENGCKCGSNCTCDPCNCK